The following coding sequences are from one Rhipicephalus microplus isolate Deutch F79 chromosome 3, USDA_Rmic, whole genome shotgun sequence window:
- the LOC119159971 gene encoding uncharacterized protein LOC119159971 isoform X3, whose product MKTRPLNHTTYTPRNDVERPSLILESSYEDYATELCTVDGLETPYGVVPANCTKSCLNGEGKTTMEPMLNGTLCIVTSNDELKKMKPYKNFSCLLGACKGGCCVGDNNCTWCVKYPYGNIVVRD is encoded by the exons CATACACACCAAGGAATGACGTGGAGCGTCCATCTTTGATCCTGGAAAGTAGCTATGAAGACTATG CAACGGAGTTGTGCACTGTCGATGGATTAGAAACTCCGTACGGTGTG gTTCCTGCTAACTGTACAAAGTCCTGCCTAAATGGTGAAGGAAAAACAACAATGGAGCCTATGCTGAATGGGACATTATGCATT gtaACCTCAAATGATGAACTTAAAAAAATGAAGCCTTACAAAAATTTCTCTTGCCTTCTTGGCGCTTGTAAAGGAGGCTGCTGCGTGGGCGACAACAACTGTACGTGGTGTGTGAAGTATCCTTACGGAAACATAGTGGTCCGTGACTAA